From the Micromonospora lupini genome, one window contains:
- a CDS encoding S66 peptidase family protein translates to MISEDSAAVRPPVLRPGDTVLLVSPSGPTSPERVARGMELLTGWGLRPVPAPNAYARHGYLAGTDDLRAADLNAAFADPQVRGVICTRGGYGAQRIVDAIDMAAVRRDPKVVAGFSDITALQLALWRGARLAGVHGPGAAWRDERTSLRSAESLHAALMTTEPVTVEAVPTEETFGVRVPGRATGTLLGGNLCLIAASIGTPDLPDLTGAVLLIEDVQEPPYKVDRMLTHLRRAGALDGLAGVAVGQFTDCGDGWDTTIVDVLTERLGDLGVPVLGGLPIGHGPDQLTVPVGTTATLDTTTNTLQTTPAVQ, encoded by the coding sequence GTGATCAGCGAGGATTCCGCCGCCGTCCGTCCACCAGTCCTGCGCCCCGGGGACACGGTGCTGCTGGTGTCACCGTCGGGGCCGACCTCACCGGAGCGGGTCGCCCGGGGGATGGAGTTGCTCACCGGGTGGGGCCTGCGGCCGGTGCCGGCGCCCAACGCGTACGCCCGCCACGGCTACCTCGCCGGCACCGACGACCTGCGGGCCGCCGACCTGAACGCGGCGTTCGCCGACCCGCAGGTACGCGGCGTGATCTGTACCCGGGGCGGATACGGCGCCCAGCGGATCGTGGACGCCATCGACATGGCCGCCGTCCGCCGCGACCCGAAGGTGGTGGCCGGTTTCTCGGACATCACCGCGTTGCAGCTCGCCCTGTGGCGGGGCGCCCGGCTGGCCGGTGTGCACGGCCCGGGGGCCGCCTGGCGGGACGAGCGGACGTCGCTGCGCTCCGCCGAGTCCCTGCACGCGGCGCTGATGACCACCGAGCCGGTGACCGTCGAGGCGGTGCCCACCGAGGAGACCTTCGGCGTACGCGTGCCGGGTCGCGCCACCGGCACCCTGCTCGGCGGCAACCTGTGCCTGATCGCCGCCTCGATCGGCACGCCGGACCTGCCCGACCTGACCGGTGCGGTGCTGTTGATCGAGGATGTGCAGGAGCCCCCGTACAAGGTCGACCGGATGCTTACCCACCTGCGCCGGGCCGGCGCGTTGGACGGGCTGGCCGGGGTGGCGGTCGGGCAGTTCACCGACTGCGGCGACGGCTGGGACACCACGATCGTCGACGTGCTCACCGAACGCCTCGGCGACCTGGGCGTACCGGTCCTCGGCGGCCTCCCCATCGGCCACGGCCCCGACCAGCTGACCGTCCCGGTAGGCACGACCGCAACCCTGGACACCACCACGAACACCCTGCAAACAACCCCCGCAGTCCAGTAA